In one Myxococcus xanthus genomic region, the following are encoded:
- a CDS encoding ParB/RepB/Spo0J family partition protein, whose translation MAAKSARKSPAAKKAATPRKPRRKKAEPKSRGLSPAEVASDSVEYPTELLEAVREDGGEVLGVYRDPLGGHPVVFSVLPIDKVEPTPYQRDVSEPHVKRLANAMERLDRFLDPVIAVRKDGRYWTPNGNHRLNASRRLGAKAIVALVLPEEDVAYQILALNTEKAHNLKERSLEVIRMYRGLVGAERKGPETAFAHLFEEPAFITLGAAYEQRPRFSAGAYHPFVKAVEDFLDTPLEDALPLREARARRLLELDDAVVSVVDALKERGLQSPYLKNFVVARINFLRFRKDGGKPDFDATVDRMQASARKFNVDKVRREDIGRMGGGPLEPDEESA comes from the coding sequence ATGGCAGCGAAGTCCGCACGCAAGTCCCCCGCCGCGAAGAAGGCGGCCACGCCGCGCAAGCCCCGCCGCAAGAAGGCGGAGCCGAAGTCCCGGGGCCTGTCCCCCGCGGAGGTGGCCAGCGACTCGGTTGAGTACCCCACGGAGCTGCTGGAGGCGGTGCGCGAGGACGGCGGCGAGGTGCTCGGCGTGTACCGCGACCCGCTGGGCGGCCACCCGGTGGTGTTCTCCGTGCTGCCCATCGACAAGGTGGAGCCCACGCCCTACCAGCGCGACGTGTCCGAGCCGCACGTGAAGCGTCTGGCCAACGCCATGGAGCGGTTGGATCGCTTCCTGGACCCCGTCATCGCCGTGCGCAAGGACGGCCGGTACTGGACGCCCAACGGCAACCACCGCCTCAACGCCAGCCGGCGCCTGGGCGCCAAGGCCATTGTCGCCCTGGTGCTGCCCGAAGAGGACGTGGCCTACCAGATTCTGGCCCTCAACACGGAGAAGGCCCACAACCTCAAGGAGCGCTCGCTGGAGGTCATCCGCATGTACCGCGGCCTGGTGGGCGCGGAGCGCAAGGGGCCGGAGACGGCCTTCGCCCACCTCTTCGAGGAGCCCGCCTTCATCACCCTGGGCGCCGCCTACGAGCAGCGCCCCCGCTTCTCCGCGGGCGCCTACCACCCCTTCGTGAAGGCGGTTGAGGACTTCCTCGACACGCCCCTGGAGGACGCCCTGCCCCTGCGCGAGGCCCGGGCCCGGCGGCTGCTGGAGCTGGACGACGCCGTGGTGTCCGTGGTGGACGCCCTCAAGGAGCGGGGCCTCCAGAGCCCGTACCTCAAGAACTTCGTCGTCGCCCGCATCAACTTCCTGCGCTTCCGCAAGGATGGCGGGAAGCCGGACTTCGACGCCACCGTGGACCGGATGCAGGCCAGCGCCCGGAAGTTCAACGTCGACAAGGTGCGGCGCGAGGACATTGGCCGGATGGGCGGCGGGCCGCTGGAGCCGGACGAGGAATCCGCTTAA
- the gspF gene encoding type II secretion system inner membrane protein GspF encodes MPVFEYRGLNSAGKQIKGLLEADSPKTLRSKLRADGIFLTDVLAQAEGSRAAVAKGTNAALVARDIDLRKLGRGRVNTDDVAIFTRQLSTLLGAGVTLVESLSALVDQVEKERFKRALSDIKQRVNEGSSLAEAMGQHPKIFPSIYVNMVRAGEASGALDAVLTRLADFTENQARLQQKILSTMLYPAIMMVVGGGILVALMVFVVPKVTKIFETMKATLPLSTRFLIASSNFFQSWWFILLPAMALGVVLFMRWTKSPSGKPKWDRITLKAPVVGNLVRLLSISRFARTLSTLLKSGVPLLAAMDIVKAIMTNTVLAEVVEKARDSIREGESIANPLKRSGEFPPLVYHMVAIGERSGQLEEMLTSVADNYETQVNVRISALTSLLEPLLIVVMGAVIAFVALSILMPILQVNSAIR; translated from the coding sequence ATGCCGGTCTTCGAGTACAGAGGTCTCAATTCCGCGGGCAAGCAGATCAAGGGCCTGCTCGAGGCGGACTCACCCAAGACGCTGCGGTCCAAGCTGCGCGCCGACGGCATCTTCCTCACGGATGTGCTGGCCCAGGCCGAAGGCAGCCGCGCCGCCGTGGCCAAGGGCACCAACGCGGCGCTGGTGGCGCGCGACATCGACCTGCGCAAGCTGGGCCGGGGCCGCGTCAACACCGACGACGTGGCCATCTTCACCCGGCAGCTCTCCACGCTGCTGGGTGCGGGCGTCACGCTGGTGGAGTCGCTCAGCGCGCTGGTGGACCAGGTGGAGAAGGAGCGCTTCAAGCGCGCCCTCTCCGACATCAAGCAGCGCGTCAACGAAGGCTCGTCCCTGGCGGAAGCCATGGGGCAGCACCCGAAAATCTTCCCCAGCATCTACGTGAACATGGTGCGCGCGGGTGAGGCCTCCGGCGCGCTGGACGCGGTGCTCACGCGCCTGGCGGACTTCACGGAGAACCAGGCCCGGCTGCAGCAGAAGATTCTCAGCACCATGCTCTACCCCGCCATCATGATGGTGGTGGGCGGCGGGATCCTCGTGGCCCTCATGGTCTTCGTGGTGCCGAAGGTGACGAAAATCTTCGAGACGATGAAGGCCACGCTGCCCCTGAGCACGCGCTTCCTCATCGCCTCCAGCAACTTCTTCCAGAGCTGGTGGTTCATCCTGCTGCCGGCCATGGCGCTGGGCGTGGTCCTCTTCATGCGCTGGACGAAGAGCCCCTCGGGAAAGCCCAAGTGGGACCGCATCACGCTCAAGGCCCCCGTGGTGGGCAACCTGGTGCGCCTGCTGTCCATCTCCCGCTTCGCCCGCACGCTGTCCACGCTGCTCAAGAGCGGCGTCCCGCTGCTGGCGGCCATGGACATCGTCAAGGCCATCATGACCAACACCGTCCTGGCGGAGGTCGTCGAGAAGGCCCGCGACTCCATCCGCGAGGGCGAGAGCATCGCCAACCCGCTGAAGCGCTCCGGGGAATTCCCTCCGCTGGTGTACCACATGGTCGCCATCGGTGAGCGCTCCGGCCAGTTGGAGGAGATGCTCACCAGCGTGGCGGACAACTACGAGACGCAGGTGAACGTGCGCATCAGCGCCCTCACCTCGCTGCTGGAGCCCCTCCTCATCGTGGTGATGGGCGCGGTGATTGCATTCGTCGCGCTCTCCATCCTGATGCCGATTCTGCAGGTGAACTCGGCCATCCGGTGA
- the gspC gene encoding type II secretion system protein GspC, producing MELFFRKYFWTVNLVFILLVGLLAASTVNLFVESAISPVPTGGSSARAPSQPRRIETAMAMLDLDRLSRLTGIKLPEPEPEVQEPGGASAEVDPNAAPVKSGLRVKLLGTLVASNPDWSFASIQDMTTQRSQTYMVGNSLQGATVENIERERVIIINGGRREYIDGNPGDGAFVPPSPPVAQANTAPPSDGSGIRATSENEYEVPRAEIDKTLNNLNNVAMQARIVPAFKDGQAVGFKLFSIRPDSIYSKIGVQNGDVIRRINGFDLNSPEKALEVYSKMKDAARIEIEIERNGAPIRKSYNVR from the coding sequence ATGGAACTCTTCTTTCGAAAATACTTTTGGACGGTGAACCTGGTGTTCATCCTGCTCGTCGGATTGCTGGCGGCGAGCACGGTGAACCTGTTCGTCGAGTCCGCCATCTCCCCGGTTCCCACCGGGGGGTCGTCCGCCCGCGCGCCTTCACAGCCGCGCCGCATCGAGACGGCGATGGCGATGCTCGACCTGGACCGTCTGTCACGGCTGACGGGCATCAAGCTCCCCGAACCCGAGCCCGAGGTTCAGGAGCCCGGCGGCGCTTCGGCGGAGGTGGACCCCAACGCCGCGCCCGTGAAGAGCGGCCTGCGGGTCAAGCTGCTCGGCACGTTGGTGGCGAGCAACCCCGACTGGTCCTTCGCCTCCATCCAGGACATGACGACGCAGCGTTCGCAGACCTACATGGTGGGCAACTCCTTGCAGGGAGCCACCGTGGAGAACATCGAGCGCGAGCGCGTCATCATCATCAACGGCGGCCGCCGCGAGTACATCGACGGCAATCCGGGTGACGGCGCCTTCGTGCCGCCCTCGCCCCCGGTGGCCCAGGCCAACACCGCTCCGCCCAGTGATGGCAGTGGCATCCGCGCCACCAGCGAGAACGAGTACGAAGTCCCTCGCGCGGAAATCGACAAGACGCTCAACAACCTCAACAACGTCGCCATGCAGGCGCGCATCGTGCCCGCGTTCAAGGACGGTCAGGCGGTGGGCTTCAAGCTCTTCTCCATCCGTCCGGACTCCATCTACTCCAAGATTGGCGTCCAGAATGGTGACGTCATCCGTCGCATCAACGGATTCGACCTCAACAGCCCGGAAAAAGCGCTGGAGGTCTATTCGAAGATGAAAGACGCAGCCCGCATCGAGATCGAGATCGAGCGCAACGGTGCGCCGATCCGCAAGTCGTACAACGTCCGTTAA
- a CDS encoding sigma-54-dependent transcriptional regulator, which yields MTSPTVLVVDDDRANLDSVIRIFQREGMATLAAANGTEALELLRRPEVAAMVTDLMMPNMDGQELLRAARAIRPDVEVVLMTAYGTVETAVAAMKDGAYDFITKPLKRHALVKAIQKALEKRALVAENQSLKAKLAEMNAAGGRSMVGQSPAFRAMLDTIRQAAPSTATVLLLGESGTGKELAARSVHEFSQRVRGPFVAVNCGALPENILEAELFGVERGAFTGAVARREGRFERAHGGTLFLDEVGEMPLPAQVKLLRALAEGEIERLGGTQTVKVDVRLVAATNKDLQKEVAEGRFREDLYYRLNVVEIRVPALASRREDIPLLADAFLRRFAAKNGKVLRGFSQEAMGVLENYAWPGNVRELEHAVERAVVLARGEVLDASDLPESVRKGPLGSAGQLVIPIGTPMEEIERRVIHETLRHTRGDKTLAARLLGIAARTIYRKLEREQSTGDGPTAAPPGPDTDD from the coding sequence ATGACATCCCCCACGGTCCTGGTCGTCGACGACGACCGCGCGAACCTCGACTCGGTCATCCGCATCTTCCAGCGTGAGGGCATGGCCACGCTGGCCGCCGCCAACGGTACGGAGGCGCTGGAGCTGCTGCGCCGGCCGGAGGTCGCCGCCATGGTGACCGACCTGATGATGCCCAACATGGACGGCCAGGAGCTGCTGCGCGCCGCGCGCGCCATCCGCCCGGACGTGGAAGTGGTGCTGATGACGGCCTACGGCACGGTGGAGACGGCCGTGGCGGCCATGAAGGACGGCGCCTACGACTTCATCACCAAGCCCCTCAAGCGCCACGCGCTGGTGAAGGCCATCCAGAAGGCGCTGGAGAAGCGAGCGCTGGTGGCGGAGAACCAGTCGCTCAAGGCGAAGTTGGCGGAGATGAACGCGGCGGGTGGGCGCTCCATGGTGGGCCAGTCCCCCGCCTTCCGCGCCATGCTGGACACCATCCGCCAGGCGGCCCCCTCCACCGCCACGGTGCTGCTGCTGGGTGAGTCCGGCACGGGAAAGGAGCTGGCCGCGCGCTCCGTGCACGAGTTCTCCCAGCGGGTCCGCGGGCCCTTCGTCGCCGTCAACTGCGGCGCGCTGCCGGAGAACATCCTGGAGGCGGAACTCTTCGGCGTGGAGCGCGGCGCATTCACCGGCGCGGTGGCCCGGCGAGAGGGCCGCTTCGAGCGTGCCCACGGTGGCACCCTCTTCCTGGACGAAGTCGGTGAGATGCCGCTGCCCGCCCAGGTGAAGCTGCTCCGCGCGCTGGCCGAGGGCGAAATCGAGCGGCTGGGTGGCACGCAGACGGTGAAGGTGGACGTGCGCCTCGTCGCCGCCACCAACAAGGACCTGCAGAAGGAGGTGGCCGAAGGCCGCTTCCGCGAGGACCTCTACTACCGGCTCAACGTGGTGGAGATTCGCGTGCCCGCGCTCGCCTCGCGCCGCGAGGACATTCCCCTGCTGGCGGACGCCTTCCTGCGCCGCTTCGCCGCCAAGAACGGCAAGGTGCTGCGCGGCTTCTCGCAGGAGGCGATGGGCGTGCTGGAGAATTACGCCTGGCCCGGCAACGTGCGCGAACTGGAGCACGCGGTGGAGCGCGCGGTGGTGCTGGCGCGCGGCGAGGTGCTGGACGCCAGTGACCTGCCTGAATCCGTGCGCAAGGGCCCGCTGGGCTCAGCCGGACAGCTCGTCATTCCCATTGGGACGCCCATGGAGGAAATCGAGCGCCGGGTGATCCATGAGACGCTCCGTCACACCCGCGGAGACAAGACGCTGGCCGCACGGCTGCTGGGCATCGCTGCGCGGACCATCTACCGCAAGCTGGAGCGCGAGCAGTCCACCGGGGATGGCCCCACCGCCGCGCCCCCTGGCCCCGACACCGACGACTGA
- the gspE gene encoding type II secretion system ATPase GspE: protein MNLTADPALTSAATGGTVSPRNDATQLVAHGQAYLCGRPLGEILRAIVPSLTEEKLQEALAIQDEKGQRIGEALVGMKAVSEEDVAKALGHQLDLPYLARIFAEEVDAELVKRIPINFAKQSRILPLSLEGDTVAVAVADPLDTAALDHVRVLLGQSVSQRIALGSTITDAINSVYDRSVNETEQLVDEMETQDLDAIAHELDEPKDLLDEDDEAPVIRLVNSVLFRAAKERASDIHIEPMERELLVRFRVDGVLQEVIKPPKRYQNAIVSRVKVMGQLNIAEKRLPQDGRIRIKLAGRDIDIRLSTIPTSFGERIVMRLLDKTATLLDLAEIGMSQKTLESMEAVIKRSHGIILVTGPTGSGKTTTLYGALSKINTPDLNILTVEDPVEYQLKGIGQMAISPKIGLTFAQGLRSFLRQDPDVIMVGEIRDKETAEIAIQASLTGHLVLSTVHTNDAAGAVTRLVDMGVEPFLVASSLTGILAQRLVRRVCPDCRVPFEPTDAELKELGHSVASFKQRYGVDRIYKASGCPSCNRNGYRGRTGIYEFLPVDDDVRQLVLKNVDASTIKRSATSKGMTTLLDDGARKIALGETTIAEVLSITQEDM, encoded by the coding sequence ATGAACCTGACCGCCGACCCCGCCCTCACCAGCGCCGCCACCGGAGGCACGGTTTCCCCGCGCAACGACGCCACGCAGCTCGTGGCACACGGACAGGCCTACCTGTGTGGCCGCCCGCTGGGGGAAATCCTGCGCGCCATCGTCCCCTCGCTCACCGAGGAGAAGCTCCAGGAGGCGCTCGCCATCCAGGACGAGAAGGGGCAGCGCATTGGCGAGGCCCTCGTGGGGATGAAGGCGGTCTCCGAGGAGGACGTGGCCAAGGCCCTGGGGCACCAGTTGGACCTGCCCTACCTGGCGCGCATCTTCGCCGAAGAGGTGGACGCGGAGCTCGTCAAGCGCATCCCCATCAACTTCGCCAAGCAGTCACGCATCCTCCCGCTGTCCCTGGAGGGTGACACGGTGGCGGTGGCGGTGGCGGACCCGCTGGACACCGCCGCGCTGGACCACGTGCGTGTGCTGCTGGGCCAGAGCGTCAGCCAGCGCATCGCGCTGGGCTCCACCATCACCGACGCCATCAACAGCGTCTACGACCGCTCCGTCAACGAGACGGAACAGCTCGTGGACGAGATGGAAACGCAGGACCTGGACGCCATCGCCCACGAGCTGGACGAGCCCAAGGACCTGCTCGACGAGGACGACGAGGCGCCCGTCATCCGGCTGGTGAACTCCGTGCTGTTCCGCGCCGCCAAGGAGCGCGCCAGCGATATCCACATCGAGCCGATGGAGCGCGAGCTGCTGGTGCGCTTCCGCGTGGACGGTGTGCTGCAGGAGGTCATCAAGCCGCCCAAGCGCTACCAGAACGCCATCGTCAGCCGCGTGAAGGTCATGGGGCAGCTCAACATCGCGGAGAAGCGCCTGCCGCAGGACGGCCGCATCCGCATCAAGCTGGCCGGCCGCGACATCGACATCCGTCTGTCCACCATCCCCACGTCCTTCGGCGAGCGCATCGTCATGCGTCTGCTGGACAAGACGGCGACGCTGCTGGACCTGGCGGAAATCGGCATGAGCCAGAAGACGCTCGAGTCGATGGAAGCCGTCATCAAACGCTCGCACGGCATCATCCTGGTGACGGGCCCCACGGGCTCCGGCAAGACGACGACGCTCTACGGCGCCCTGTCGAAAATCAATACGCCCGACCTCAACATCCTCACCGTCGAGGACCCGGTCGAATACCAGCTCAAGGGCATTGGCCAGATGGCCATCAGCCCGAAGATTGGGCTGACGTTCGCGCAGGGGCTGCGCTCCTTCCTCCGCCAGGACCCGGACGTCATCATGGTCGGCGAGATTCGCGACAAGGAGACGGCGGAAATCGCCATCCAGGCCTCGCTGACGGGCCACCTGGTGCTGTCCACCGTCCACACCAACGACGCCGCCGGCGCCGTGACACGTCTGGTGGACATGGGCGTGGAGCCCTTCCTCGTGGCGTCCTCGCTCACCGGCATCCTGGCCCAGCGGCTGGTGCGCCGCGTGTGCCCGGACTGCCGCGTGCCCTTCGAGCCCACCGACGCGGAGCTCAAGGAGCTGGGCCACTCGGTGGCCTCCTTCAAGCAGCGCTACGGCGTGGACCGCATCTACAAGGCCTCCGGTTGCCCCTCCTGCAACCGCAACGGCTACCGCGGGCGAACCGGCATCTACGAGTTCCTCCCCGTGGATGACGACGTGCGCCAGCTCGTGCTGAAGAACGTGGACGCCTCCACCATCAAGCGGTCCGCCACGTCCAAGGGCATGACGACGCTGCTGGATGACGGCGCGCGGAAGATTGCCCTGGGCGAGACGACCATCGCCGAGGTGCTCAGCATCACCCAGGAGGACATGTAG
- the gspD gene encoding type II secretion system secretin GspD: MKTLPSWMLCLCLALAVPAQAQRRSPPSGSAGERKISPQGPGATSAGDANAGPRRTPTCEEARRNARYGIYFDKVEIEKLVQTVADATCRTFILPENVRGKISIIGPENGRVEVNADAFYSAFLAALDANGLAAYQYGRFMKIVDKRSAKQNPIPTIVEEGEPYTTNEQMVTKLFRVQNVEVEPLRGVLQQLVSKDGDTIPYPPDTIIINDVGSNIHRLERIIHQLDTRAASDEMRIIQVQYASAQDVANTVQRLFEAKGARPGQPAAAGRNVPPAAAQATPQAGQGQEGATGGPVTLSQIIPDERTNKLIIVASPAAFERIQDIVGQIDIPTSGGGRINVYYLENANAEELASTLQSLAQGTGNAPRGRTPVPARPPGAPGGPTTTQAAELFSGEVKISADKGSNSLVIVASSADYKNIVQVIQQLDKPRRQVFVEAVIMEVNLDRNARLGMNLHSGFSLSTSNGDQVPGLIGTNTSGQGLPPSLSLTSLASYGGFLAGIQGPVIPALEKLGIPAFGVVLHAMQQSSDVNVLSTPHILTSDNEEAEITVGQNVPFQSGFNPTSLGSLGAGVGGGAGALGGGLLGGLGGLGSLYAPITRQNVELKLTVKPQINESDYIRLVINQQTEEIASTDPVLGPTTSRRSAKTTVIARDQETLVIGGIMQDRTLESVSKVPLLGDIPLLGHLFRDTTRRKTKTNLLLFLTPYIIRGPEDFRVIFERKMKERQQFVEQFYGQVPGYDVAVDFSRKPGPLSRMGQKVTQEEQRAENGGPGLSGERIITPAPPPASSPGAVPSTQRQAPASPEDEGGPAVREGMPPPDGSEEPVPAPAPQNFEQPPPEAIQVPEAGDAERLRIQHIEPGPRE; encoded by the coding sequence ATGAAGACGCTCCCGTCCTGGATGCTCTGCCTGTGCCTCGCGCTCGCCGTTCCCGCGCAGGCCCAGCGCCGCTCACCGCCCTCTGGTTCCGCCGGAGAGCGGAAGATTTCCCCGCAAGGCCCTGGCGCTACCAGCGCTGGTGACGCCAACGCGGGTCCCCGCCGCACGCCGACGTGCGAGGAGGCCCGCCGCAATGCCCGTTACGGCATCTACTTCGACAAGGTGGAGATCGAGAAGCTGGTCCAGACGGTCGCGGACGCCACCTGCCGCACCTTCATCCTGCCGGAGAACGTGCGCGGGAAGATCTCCATCATCGGCCCGGAGAATGGCCGGGTGGAGGTCAACGCGGACGCCTTCTACTCCGCCTTCCTCGCCGCGCTCGACGCCAACGGGCTCGCCGCCTACCAGTACGGCCGGTTCATGAAGATCGTCGACAAGCGCTCGGCGAAGCAGAACCCCATCCCGACCATCGTCGAGGAGGGTGAGCCGTACACCACCAACGAGCAGATGGTGACCAAGCTGTTCCGCGTGCAGAACGTGGAAGTGGAGCCGCTGCGCGGCGTGCTCCAGCAGCTGGTGTCCAAGGACGGCGACACGATTCCGTATCCGCCCGACACCATCATCATCAACGACGTGGGCTCCAACATCCACCGCCTGGAGCGCATCATCCACCAGCTGGACACGCGCGCCGCCAGCGACGAGATGCGCATCATCCAGGTGCAGTACGCCTCCGCGCAGGACGTGGCCAACACGGTGCAGCGCCTCTTCGAGGCCAAGGGCGCCCGCCCCGGCCAGCCCGCGGCCGCCGGGCGCAATGTGCCCCCCGCCGCGGCACAGGCCACGCCTCAAGCCGGCCAGGGCCAGGAAGGCGCCACCGGCGGTCCGGTGACGCTGTCGCAGATCATCCCAGACGAGCGCACCAACAAGCTCATCATCGTCGCCAGCCCCGCGGCCTTCGAGCGCATCCAGGACATCGTCGGGCAGATTGACATCCCCACCAGCGGCGGCGGACGCATCAACGTCTACTACCTGGAGAACGCCAACGCGGAGGAGCTGGCCAGCACGCTCCAGTCGCTGGCCCAGGGCACCGGCAACGCGCCCCGTGGCCGCACCCCGGTGCCGGCCCGTCCGCCCGGCGCCCCTGGCGGCCCCACCACGACGCAGGCGGCGGAGCTGTTCAGCGGCGAGGTGAAGATTTCGGCCGACAAGGGCAGCAACTCGCTGGTCATCGTCGCCAGCTCGGCGGACTACAAGAACATCGTCCAGGTCATCCAGCAGCTCGACAAGCCGCGCCGCCAGGTGTTCGTGGAGGCCGTCATCATGGAGGTCAACCTGGACCGCAACGCGCGGCTCGGCATGAACCTCCACAGCGGCTTCAGCCTGAGCACGTCGAACGGCGATCAGGTGCCCGGCCTCATCGGCACCAACACCTCCGGCCAGGGCCTGCCGCCGTCCCTGTCGCTCACCAGCCTGGCGTCCTACGGCGGCTTCCTCGCCGGCATCCAGGGCCCCGTCATCCCCGCGCTGGAGAAGCTGGGCATCCCGGCCTTTGGCGTGGTGCTGCACGCCATGCAGCAGAGCTCGGATGTGAACGTGCTCTCCACGCCGCACATCCTCACCAGCGACAACGAGGAGGCGGAAATCACGGTGGGACAGAATGTGCCCTTCCAGTCCGGCTTCAACCCGACCTCGCTGGGCTCGCTCGGGGCCGGCGTGGGCGGCGGCGCGGGAGCACTGGGCGGCGGCCTGCTCGGCGGCCTGGGTGGCCTGGGTTCGCTCTACGCCCCCATCACCCGTCAGAACGTGGAGTTGAAGCTGACGGTGAAGCCGCAGATCAACGAGAGCGACTACATCCGCCTGGTCATCAACCAACAGACGGAGGAGATCGCCTCCACCGACCCGGTGCTCGGCCCCACCACGTCCCGCCGCAGCGCGAAGACGACGGTCATCGCGCGGGACCAGGAGACGCTGGTGATTGGCGGCATCATGCAGGACCGCACGCTGGAGAGCGTGTCCAAGGTGCCGCTGCTGGGTGACATCCCGCTGCTGGGCCACCTGTTCCGCGACACCACGCGCCGCAAGACGAAGACGAACCTGCTCCTCTTCCTGACGCCCTACATCATCCGGGGGCCAGAGGACTTCCGCGTCATCTTCGAGCGCAAGATGAAGGAGCGGCAGCAGTTCGTGGAGCAGTTCTACGGCCAGGTGCCCGGCTACGATGTGGCGGTGGACTTCAGCCGCAAGCCCGGTCCGCTGTCGCGCATGGGCCAGAAGGTGACGCAGGAGGAGCAGCGCGCGGAGAACGGCGGTCCGGGCCTTTCCGGCGAGCGCATCATCACCCCGGCCCCGCCCCCGGCCAGCAGCCCGGGAGCCGTGCCCTCCACGCAGCGGCAGGCGCCGGCCTCCCCGGAGGATGAAGGTGGACCGGCGGTGCGGGAAGGCATGCCGCCTCCAGATGGTTCGGAAGAACCAGTGCCCGCGCCCGCCCCGCAGAACTTCGAGCAGCCCCCGCCCGAGGCCATCCAGGTCCCCGAGGCAGGAGACGCCGAACGCCTGCGCATCCAGCACATCGAGCCGGGGCCGAGGGAGTAG